The following are encoded in a window of Rhodothermales bacterium genomic DNA:
- a CDS encoding SIS domain-containing protein, which yields MSAGQQYYDKTLALLQQIEATQPPNIDAAAEICANAISKGGLVFLFGAGHSRMMCEEITPRQGGFVGFVAFVELAVSNHASIVGMNGLRGPLHLEKVEGYAEELLKGFKFGPNDAFILISTSGIRPLIVEMAMGAKQRGMPVIAMVSRPHCEQSKPAHSSGKKLIDLADVVLDNHCPPGDCILELEGLEWRTGPTSTITGGMIMNMLRVETAEKLLARGVKPELLPSHQFIGNDPAEEQLERFYEGYRKSLAHLYR from the coding sequence ATGTCAGCAGGACAGCAGTATTACGATAAAACCCTCGCCCTCCTCCAGCAGATCGAGGCCACGCAGCCGCCGAACATCGACGCCGCGGCCGAGATCTGCGCGAACGCCATCTCAAAAGGCGGGCTCGTGTTTCTTTTTGGCGCCGGCCACTCCCGCATGATGTGCGAGGAGATCACCCCGCGCCAGGGCGGGTTCGTGGGCTTTGTCGCGTTTGTCGAACTAGCCGTTTCGAACCATGCCTCGATCGTCGGGATGAACGGACTGCGCGGTCCGCTCCACCTCGAAAAGGTCGAGGGCTATGCGGAAGAGTTGCTGAAAGGCTTTAAATTTGGTCCGAACGACGCGTTTATCTTGATCTCGACGAGCGGTATCCGGCCGTTGATTGTTGAGATGGCGATGGGCGCGAAGCAACGCGGGATGCCGGTGATCGCGATGGTGTCTCGGCCGCACTGCGAGCAGTCGAAGCCGGCACACTCCTCCGGCAAGAAGCTGATCGACCTCGCCGACGTCGTACTCGACAACCACTGCCCCCCGGGCGATTGTATCCTCGAGCTCGAAGGTCTGGAGTGGCGCACCGGCCCGACCTCCACCATTACCGGGGGGATGATCATGAACATGCTCCGCGTCGAAACCGCCGAAAAACTCCTCGCCCGCGGCGTCAAACCCGAACTCCTCCCCAGCCACCAGTTCATCGGCAACGACCCCGCCGAAGAGCAGCTGGAGCGGTTCTACGAGGGGTACCGGAAGAGCCTGGCGCACCTTTATCGCTAA